The Salvia miltiorrhiza cultivar Shanhuang (shh) chromosome 1, IMPLAD_Smil_shh, whole genome shotgun sequence genome has a window encoding:
- the LOC131005120 gene encoding cytochrome P450 71A8-like encodes MEEFKINLLVFITFAILLWSISKWLLKPSGSKNRPPSPQALPVLGNLHQLSLLPHRDFLTLSKKHGPFMLLHFGRVPVLVASSADAASEIMKNHDISFADRPLYKAHRKILYNGRDVVFAPYGEYWRQARGNFVLKLLSNKRVQSFRPIREEETALLVRKIRESSGAVNLSHMFFKFTYDGVCRSAFGRTYSESEKGSKFLVLMTEMTEALGAISIGEFIPWLRWVDRITGFDKKVERIANGLDGVLESVIQERLENLQVESNFEEKSEVDFLDILLQIYSEGGDVSGNRDTIKAIILDVFGAGTDTSAVVLEWTMTELLRHPTAMQKLQDEVRGIIGQKRDLTEDDIDKMHYLKAVIKESLRLHPPFPLLLPRVATRDVKVKGYDVVAGTVVMVSVWAIGRDPELWDEPQEFMPERFLNSSIDFKGLDFELIPFGAGRRGCPGITYSITIIEFLVANLVAKFDWELPDGVKGKDLDMNEGPGITAHRVVPLHAVATVIS; translated from the exons ATGGAAGAATTTAAAATCAATCTCTTAGTATTTATCACATTTGCAATCCTGCTATGGTCCATTTCAAAATGGCTCCTGAAACCTTCCGGAAGCAAGAACCGACCGCCATCGCCGCAGGCGCTGCCGGTGCTCGGAAACCTCCACCAGCTGAGCCTCCTGCCCCACCGCGATTTCCTCACCCTGTCAAAGAAACACGGGCCGTTCATGCTACTCCACTTCGGCCGCGTGCCGGTCCTGGTGGCCTCCTCGGCGGATGCAGCGAGCGAGATCATGAAAAACCACGACATCTCCTTTGCAGACAGGCCCTTGTACAAAGCTCACAGGAAGATCCTGTACAACGGCCGCGACGTCGTGTTCGCCCCGTACGGCGAGTACTGGCGGCAGGCCAGGGGAAACTTCGTGCTGAAGCTGCTGAGCAACAAGAGAGTTCAATCTTTCCGGCCCATCAGGGAGGAGGAGACGGCTCtcctggtgaggaagattcgaGAATCTTCGGGAGCGGTGAATCTGAGCCACATGTTTTTCAAATTTACTTATGACGGGGTGTGTAGGTCGGCTTTTGGGCGGACATACAGCGAGTCGGAGAAGGGGAGCAAGTTCCTGGTGCTGATGACGGAGATGACGGAGGCGTTGGGCGCGATTAGCATCGGAGAATTCATCCCCTGGCTGCGTTGGGTCGATCGCATCACTGGTTTTGATAAGAAGGTGGAGAGGATTGCGAATGGTTTGGATGGAGTGCTGGAGAGTGTGATTCAGGAGCGGTTGGAGAATCTGCAGGTGGAATCTAATTTCGAGGAGAAAAGTGAAGTGGATTTTCTTGATATCTTGCTTCAAATTTACAGTGAGGGTGGTGATGTTTCGGGCAATAGGGATACCATCAAAGCAATAATTCTG GATGTGTTTGGTGCGGGGACTGATACCTCGGCCGTGGTGCTGGAATGGACGATGACTGAACTCCTACGACATCCAACGGCGATGCAAAAACTGCAAGACGAAGTGAGAGGAATCATTGGACAAAAACGAGACCTTACAGAAGATGACATTGACAAAATGCATTACTTGAAAGCCGTGATCAAAGAATCTCTCCGCTTGCACCCGCCGTTTCCCCTTCTCCTTCCCAGAGTAGCGACCCGAGATGTGAAGGTAAAGGGCTACGATGTCGTTGCAGGGACAGTCGTGATGGTTAGCGTTTGGGCCATAGGAAGGGACCCCGAGCTGTGGGACGAACCACAAGAGTTTATGCCAGAGAGATTCTTAAATTCTTCCATAGATTTTAAGGGTCTTGATTTTGAGCTGATACCGTTTGGTGCCGGGAGAAGAGGCTGCCCGGGGATTACGTATTCCATAACCATAATCGAGTTCTTGGTGGCCAATCTTGTGGCCAAATTTGACTGGGAATTGCCTGATGGAGTAAAAGGAAAAGATCTGGACATGAATGAGGGCCCTGGGATTACTGCGCATAGGGTTGTTCCTCTTCATGCAGTTGCTACTGTGATTTCTTAG